Proteins co-encoded in one Capsicum annuum cultivar UCD-10X-F1 chromosome 9, UCD10Xv1.1, whole genome shotgun sequence genomic window:
- the LOC107841121 gene encoding LOW QUALITY PROTEIN: putative late blight resistance protein homolog R1A-10 (The sequence of the model RefSeq protein was modified relative to this genomic sequence to represent the inferred CDS: inserted 1 base in 1 codon), which produces MAHASVASLSRTIESLLTFNSPMQSLICDHREEFCALHEKVSSLEVFLKNFEKNNVAGEMTDFEVEVKEVASAVEYTIQLRLTETVLGENESQKKKARRRFRHSLQQVAEDMDHIWKESTKIQDKGKQVSKESLVHDFSSSTNDILNVNNNMVGRDDQKEHLLEDLTGIYSGKPKVIPIVGMGGIGKTTLAKEVYNHESVLRHFDVRAWATVSQQHNIKEIFLSLLQSMIKMDDTVKTKDEAELADMLQKSLKRKRYLIFLDDIWSCEVWDGMRRCFPTEDNAGSRILLTTRNNEVACYADTENLSVRISFMDQNESWSLFKSAAFSSEALPYEFETVGKQIADECHGLPLTIVVVAGLLKSKRAIEDWKSVAKDVKSLVTIDPDERCSRVLGLSYSHLTRDLKTCLLHFGIFPEDSEIPVNNLMRSWMAEGFLKLENDLDGEAEKCLQELVDRCLVLVCKKSLDGIKIRSCKVHDLIYDLCVREIQRENIFIMNDIVIGESDSECGNLSMXKMRPFKCVTGDEIDYCPYGLYRALLTPVHRQLRDHDNNDLLKQTYSIFSFALSDSKYFLKSELIHFKLLKVLELRHREIYNFPLQILSLIWLRYLSLQCDENLNIPPEICRLWNLQTFIVQGCGRSVLITFPEEIWGLLQLRHLKLPKFYLPSPPSGSVDKGRHLEFTNLQIISYLSPHCCTKEVIMGIQNVKKLGIRVYETDSNSIRDSGLLNNLVHLHQLETLSFISYFPHFLASSKAFPATLKKMKLERTWLSWSDLDIIAELPNLEVLKLMHGACYGDEWYPNVRGFSRLKVLSIEHSFLIYWKATDDNFRTLERLMLSNLYCLKEIPIKFAEIHTLQLIELIDCFSELVESAARIQQEQEELGNNIVDVRISDPLRRLELL; this is translated from the exons ATGGCTCATGCAAGTGTGGCTTCTCTTTCAAGAACAATAGAATCTCTCTTGACATTCAATTCACCAATGCAATCTCTAATCTGTGATCACAGAGAAGAATTTTGCGCTCTTCATGAAAAAGTTAGTTCGCTCGAAGTATTTCTCAAGAACTTTGAGAAAAACAATGTTGCTGGGGAAATGACGGATTTTGAAGTAGAGGTTAAAGAAGTTGCAAGTGCTGTTGAATACACAATTCAACTGAGACTAACAGAAACTGTACTGGGAGAAAATGAAAGCCAGAAAAAAAAGGCACGTCGAAGGTTTCGTCATAGCCTGCAACAAGTAGCAGAGGACATGGATCATATCTGGAAAGAGTCGACAAAGATCCAAGATAAAGGTAAACAAGTATCAAAGGAATCATTGGTTCATGATTTTTCAAGTTCAACAAACGATATTCTGAATGTTAACAACAATATGGTTGGACGTGATGATCAAAAGGAACACTTGTTAGAAGATCTGACTGGAATCTACTCTGGTAAACCAAAAGTCATCCCGATTGTCGGGATGGGAGGCATAGGTAAAACAACCTTAGCGAAAGAAGTTTACAATCATGAATCAGTTCTACGCCATTTTGATGTTCGTGCCTGGGCAACTGTATCTCAACAGCACAACATAAAGGAAATTTTCCTGAGCCTTCTGCAATCGATGATCAAAATGGATGACACGGTTAAGACGAAAGATGAAGCAGAGCTAGCAGACATGCTGCAGAAAAGCTTAAAGAGAAAGAGGTACCTAATTTTTTTGGATGATATCTGGAGTTGTGAAGTGTGGGATGGCATGAGACGATGCTTTCCAACGGAAGACAATGCAGGGAGTCGAATACTGTTGACTACCCGTAACAACGAAGTAGCCTGTTATGCTGATACAGAGAATCTTTCTGTGCGGATCAGCTTCATGGATCAAAATGAGAGCTGGAGTCTTTTCAAAAGTGCAGCATTTTCAAGTGAAGCATTGCCATATGAGTTCGAGACTGTTGGGAAGCAGATCGCAGATGAATGTCACGGATTACCACTAACTATTGTCGTGGTTGCTGGACTTCTCAAATCTAAAAGGGCAATAGAAGATTGGAAAAGTGTTGCGAAAGATGTCAAGTCACTTGTCACAATTGATCCTGATGAACGATGTTCACGTGTGCTTGGGTTGAGTTACAGTCACTTGACTAGAGATCTAAAGACTTGTCTACTGCATTTCGGAATTTTTCCAGAAGACAGTGAGATACCAGTGAATAATTTGATGAGATCATGGATGGCTGAGGGGTTCCTAAAGTTGGAAAATGATTTGGACGGAGAGGCTGAGAAGTGTTTGCAAGAGCTTGTCGATAGATGTCTAGTTCTTGTCTGCAAGAAAAGTCTAGATGGAATAAAAATTAGATCATGTAAGGTTCATGATCTAATATATGACCTGTGCGTGAGAGAAATTCAAAGGGAGAACATTTTTATCATGAACGACATTGTGATTGGAGAATCAGATTCAGAATGTGGAAATCTCAGTA CAAAAATGAGGCCCTTTAAATGCGTGACTGGTGATGAAATTGATTATTGTCCCTATGGTCTTTATAGGGCTCTTCTTACCCCTGTACATCGTCAGTTGAGAGATCATGACAACAACGATCTTTTGAAACAAACCTATTCTATTTTCTCTTTTGCTCTTAGtgattcaaaatattttctcaaatcaGAGCTTATTCATTTCAAATTACTCAAAGTCTTGGAGCTGAGACACAGAGAGATTTATAATTTCCCTCTACAGATACTAAGCCTCATCTGGTTGAGGTACCTATCATTGCAATGTGATGAGAATTTAAACATACCTCCAGAAATATGCAGGTTATGGAATCTGCAGACATTTATTGTTCAAGGGTGTGGTCGATCagttttaataacttttcctGAGGAGATTTGGGGCCTACTGCAATTAAGGCATCTCAAACTGCCCAAATTTTATCTGCCAAGTCCCCCAAGTGGATCTGTTGACAAAGGAAGGCACTTGGAATTTACAAACTTACAAATTATTTCTTACTTGTCTCCACATTGTTGCACGAAGGAGGTTATTATGGGGATTCAGAATGTAAAAAAATTAGGAATCCGTGTATATGAGACTGACTCTAATAGTATTCGGGACTCTGGGCTTCTCAACAATCTTGTCCATCTGCATCAACTTGAAACATTGAGTTTTATATCTTACTTTCCCCATTTTCTAGCAAGTTCAAAAGCTTTTCCAGCAACGCTCAAGAAGATGAAGTTGGAAAGAACTTGGCTAAGTTGGTCGGACTTGGATATCATAGCTGAATTGCCGAATCTTGAGGTGCTGAAGCTGATGCATGGTGCTTGTTATGGAGATGAATGGTATCCAAATGTCCGGGGATTTAGTCGATTGAAGGTTTTGTCAATTGAACATAGTTTTCTCATTTACTGGAAAGCCACAGATGACAATTTTCGTACCCTTGAACGTCTCATGCTTAgtaatttatattgtttgaaagAGATACCCATTAAGTTTGCAGAAATCCACACACTACAACTGATTGAGTTAATAGACTGTTTTTCCGAACTTGTGGAATCTGCTGCGCGAATTCAACAAGAACAAGAGGAGCTCGGAAACAACATCGTGGACGTTCGTATCTCCGATCCAC TTAGAAGGCTTGAACTCTTGTAA